From the genome of Pieris rapae chromosome 5, ilPieRapa1.1, whole genome shotgun sequence, one region includes:
- the LOC110996790 gene encoding uncharacterized protein LOC110996790: MVAILANPKWSEDLTIQMIIEYEKREYLWNPVSEHYKNKKVREQGYVEIINALNLVDVTVKELKNKIKNIRSSYSVELKKIRAARKAGAHAYRPSVTWFEHADRFLRAIVTPSSVDNSLLEIAMSDDSDAVQDLSERKSPEKKSPRKRRNSTRSSTPYVLNTPSPRPGTPFGLSQSPFGILPSSTTSFLNPPVGIATPLTSLATIYPLTKQKKNNDERSDLEPQDLSQHSENGNENEFEMFGKLIASQLRKLPLSLALDTQLKIQTLVNAARIQAVYQQYSYAGPSQEALSVQALSNGILSSMSQSTYSSRAMGIRNESPDLQRDLKDYHVGSEPDD; this comes from the exons ATGGTCGCGATCCTAGCCAACCCGAAATGGAGCGAAGACCTCACCATTCAGATGATAATAGAATACGAAAAACGTGAATATCTCTGGAACCCCGTCTCCGAGCACTACAAGAACAAAAAAGTACGCGAACAGGGCTACGTCGAGATCATCAACGCGCTAAATCTGGTGGACGTAACTGTTAAGGAGCTGAAGAATAAGATAAAGAATATACGGTCGTCGTACAGTGTCGAGTTGAAGAAAATTCGCGCGGCGCGGAAGGCTGGCGCGCATGCGTACCGGCCCAGCGTCACGTGGTTCGAACACGCCGACAGGTTCCTAAGGGCGATCGTCACTCCGAGCTCC GTTGATAATAGCTTATTGGAAATCGCGATGAGCGACGACAGCGACGCAGTCCAAGATCTGAGCGAGCGAAAATCCCCAGAAAAGAAAAGCCCGCGCAAACGTAGGAACTCTACTCGATCGTCTACCCCTTACGTTTTGAACACGCCATCACCGCGTCCCGGCACCCCGTTCGGTTTAAGTCAGTCCCCCTTCGGTATCTTACCCTCATCAACGACATCGTTTCTCAACCCCCCAGTCGGAATAGCCACACCACTCACCTCCCTCGCAACGATATACCcgttaacaaaacaaaagaagaacAACGACGAACGAAGCGATTTAGAGCCGCAAGACCTCAGTCAACACTCTGAGAATGGGAACGAGAACGAGTTCGAAATGTTTGGAAAACTAATAGCCAGTCAGTTGAGAAAATTGCCTCTCAGCCTTGCGTTGGACACGCAATTAAAGATTCAGACACTCGTGAATGCGGCTCGCATTCAAGCGGTCTATCAACAGTACAGCTACGCGGGCCCGTCACAAGAGGCTTTATCTGTGCAGGCACTCTCTAACGGAATCCTGTCAAGTATGTCACAAAGCACATACTCGTCGCGTGCGATGGGCATTCGGAACGAATCTCCAGACTTGCAGAGGGACTTGAAAGATTACCACGTCGGGTCGGAGCCAGATGATTGA